Proteins from one Chthoniobacterales bacterium genomic window:
- a CDS encoding helix-turn-helix domain-containing protein produces MEHPAWLPYLSCDTKYNMTTLDLRCTPERHILDLRKLDLPGARVLGRYRYSYPHRPLPPHRHPGMIEICYLHRGRQIYDVEGQTFVIHGGEFFVTLPGERHSTGADPEDRGVLYWMILSLTGNRGPFLGQTEGIGRQISKLLAKLPRRQFAAPKSTQRTLEQLLKFGEAKPGILSKISARVIALDFLLSVIHSSKRQMERESPAWLPKVLQHIDHSFADNPQVPELAEVAGLSVSRFKLRFREITGVAPAEFVLRKRLAEAERLLTTTGMPITKIAFDLGFSSSQGFATAFRRMTNRRPRDLRAGDRS; encoded by the coding sequence ATGGAACATCCCGCCTGGCTTCCGTATTTGTCTTGCGATACAAAATACAACATGACGACGCTCGATTTACGCTGCACGCCGGAGCGTCACATCCTCGATCTCAGGAAGTTGGATTTGCCCGGAGCCCGTGTGCTCGGGCGCTACCGCTATTCCTACCCGCATCGTCCGCTCCCACCCCACCGACATCCGGGCATGATCGAAATTTGCTACCTGCACCGGGGGCGGCAAATCTACGACGTGGAGGGACAAACCTTTGTGATCCACGGAGGAGAGTTCTTCGTGACCCTTCCGGGCGAGCGGCACAGCACCGGCGCGGACCCCGAAGATCGTGGAGTTCTTTATTGGATGATACTCTCCCTGACGGGGAACCGCGGCCCCTTCCTCGGGCAAACGGAGGGAATCGGCAGACAGATTTCCAAGCTGCTGGCCAAGCTTCCGCGCAGGCAGTTCGCGGCGCCCAAATCGACGCAGCGCACCCTCGAGCAACTCCTCAAATTCGGGGAAGCCAAGCCCGGTATTCTTTCAAAAATTTCCGCCCGTGTTATCGCGCTCGACTTTTTGCTCTCCGTGATCCACTCGAGCAAACGCCAGATGGAGCGCGAGTCCCCGGCATGGCTGCCGAAGGTCCTGCAGCATATCGACCACTCGTTTGCCGACAACCCGCAGGTTCCCGAACTCGCCGAAGTGGCGGGGCTTTCCGTCTCGCGGTTCAAGCTCCGGTTTCGCGAGATCACCGGTGTTGCTCCCGCGGAGTTTGTGCTGCGCAAGCGCCTCGCCGAAGCGGAGCGGCTTTTGACAACAACGGGCATGCCGATCACGAAGATAGCCTTCGACCTAGGGTTCTCTTCCTCGCAGGGGTTCGCCACCGCTTTCCGCCGGATGACCAACCGACGACCCCGCGACCTCCGCGCGGGCGACCGTTCATGA